DNA from Tachysurus vachellii isolate PV-2020 chromosome 22, HZAU_Pvac_v1, whole genome shotgun sequence:
TCACTCACATATGCTTTTTGcctattccagatttagtcctccATTTGCTCTTATAACCTCTACTCTTTGGGACTGTTCTCCTCTAGAATTTTttagcatggctgtggggaatTTTTGCATCTCTCTCTTAGCCGTCAAAacctccactctctctcaccttccTCTGTAGCTTCCTTTGACCCTGACTCCTTTTCCTCCCTACCCTTGGACCTCCTCTGCCTTCCCCATGGCCGTCAGATGTCAGACTCCCCTAAAGGAGTCTTGGAATTCATGGAGCAGCATGGACGTCATTTGCTTCCTCCCTGGAATGTTGCTCATATCAAATAACTTGGAGGGGAATGACATCTGGCTCCATGTAAACTGCCCACTGGTGTCCTACAAGGCTCAATACTTTGTTCTCTCCTTTTTCCCCactatactcactctcttggtgaagttatatCCTCACacggttctcttaccactgctatgctgatgacccTCCTTCCCTCCCCCAGCTTCTGCTCAGCATGTCTGGTGGAATATCATCATAAAGGATTCAGccatgcatgcatgtgtatgtgtgtgtgtgtgtgtgtgtgtgtgtgtgtgtgtgtgtgtgtgtgtatctatatatatatatatatatatatatatatatatatatatatatagatagatagatatagatatagatatagatatagatatagatatagatatagagagagagagagagagagagagagagagtctggctgctcaggtgcttgttcagtctcttgtcattttgaAACTGAACTACTGCAACTCTGATGGCAGGTCTACCTCTGATCACAATTCAACATCAATAAttgatccaaaatgcagttgCATGaattgttttcaacctgcttaAGTTCTCACAAACCAACCCACTGCTGcgttccctccactggcttccagtagctgcacacatTAGATTTAAAACAATGCCTACAAAGCAAATCCCATCACTCTTTGCAATGTATCTAATAGCACAGGTAAGCTGGTCTCTCAGGGTAAAGGTTTTCTTTTCccgaaacacttaaactagtgcTTATTTTTCACTATTATATGAATGCATGTATGAGGTCAGATACTGATGTCATGCAAGTTGGTGTTACGGTACTTCAGGGTTAAGGGCAATGCTCATGTAGGCCACTCAGAATCTTTGAACCAACCTTGGCAAACAATGTATTTATGGATCTCGTTTTTGCACAGACACTGTAATGCTACAAAATGCAGACATCAATATAGCTGTGCTTTGGAAAGGTCCATATGGGTGTTATAattaggtgtccacaaacctttggtcatAAGGATTTTGGAGGGTGGTAAATGCAACCAATGCaaataatttcaatttcattGAAAGGATATTAGTCAGGAAGTAAAATTTGTGGGTGGGCAAATTCTACCCAAACTAgctatttaactataaatagTGCAACATAAAAATGGGATAAAATCTACCCAAATAAATTTCATGAAAATTTTTGCCTCACTTTTATTGAGTAGGTTTGTTTCTACAGTGTAGGTGCTCAGCATAGCCAGTGTATCTCACAGCTGCATGTTGCTCAGTCCAAATACAACAGTATGTTTTAATATGCCTCCAGGTTGGTGACTTGTACTTGCTATCGTACCTATGTTTTGATTCCAAACAGaattatagaaatgtaaattttgATTTTGGCTTGAAGCAGCCTACCATATgctaacaaatattttaaagaggCACACTAAAAGTAGTCTCATATAGAAATCGGTAGATACAAAAATCACATTGAAAGTTGCAGCACAAGATAGAAGGCAAAACAATGTTATATTGTAGTATATTCTAGTTTTGAAAACAtggaagtgattttttttagtctttgcAGGCCTAGATTTTCAGTAAAGCATTTCATCCAATAACAATTTTCCCCAGTTTTGAGGTTGTTAATTGGTTCATTGCACTTTTCATAGCTACATACAGGTATTGATCCAGAATGTATTTTACACATTCAAAGTTTGAAAACATCGAAAATACATAAGATACTTTTTATTGAACTCGTATTCATAAATCTGTAATTATATTAGCTTGAAAatagaacattttaaatgaatacaacTATATctatttatacatgaaaatatatttaaagaatatGGAAAGATTAGCTTAATACAGCTGCCcaaatcatatactgtacaaatgtaATAGCAACATAACTATACGGTATTTCAATAGTATGCACATGTGAAGTTGGGCAAACACAACTTCATGTGAATACTCTctatctttatttataaaaccatTAATCCCTTCATCAAGTGTACAACTTGAGTTTGGTTCTGAAAATAGGCATAAGATTTATGCTTATATATAAAGCTTTATGTAGGTTTTTACTATAGTGTGATCTGGCAGTCATACCAGAGTTCCAGGATCTGAGCTAGATTCCTTCTGTGTGGTTTCCTTGGAGATAAATGGCTCTGGGTAGTGAGAGAGCTCCTCAGACCTAACAGAAAGATAATTGCTGATTTAGAAATAGTTTGGCGACAATACGCtctttcaaaacaaaacacaataagcAAGATGTGTGGTTTACCTGCCATACAGTGTTTGCCCATGAAAAGAGGATGACTGGGGGATATGTGGCTGTGAGTAGAGTGGGCCCAGTGGAACAGACCAGGGAATGTGCACCAGGTGGGTGGGGGGGCGCAGGTGAAGACCATCTTGCCCCCTAGCTGCAGTGGGATAACCTAGTGCATTCCTTAGATACCATTCTCGGAGGCCCTCCAGTGCCAAAGCCTTGTGTAGGCTGCGGGTAGAGTCATCCAGAGTAGGCAGGGAGAAGGGCCCAGGTTTGCTGCTAAAAGTGACAGTAGAATTAAGCTTCTCTGTTGGGTGGTGTAGTAGGTTTGGAAAGGATGATGCAGTGGAGCCAGATAAAAGGTTGGTAGGTTCGAAAGCATAAACCAGTAAATGGTCCAGGCTGTGCTGCTGGAGAGGGGTAAAGGGACCACAGGACTTAGTCCGTGTGAATTTCACTCGACGTGGTTTAGGCTGGTAACTCTGCACATATATGGGGCTGTATGTTGGTGTTGCAGATGCTAGGTGCATCTGGGAATGAGAAAAAACATTGCAATGAGTTGAGGTCCCAGATTTGGGAACAGCAGAAAGGTCAGGCCATATGTGCTCTAAAGAAATGTGTTGCCGGGACTGAACTGGTCTCTTTTGTGGCTTGATCATATAGTCCATCAGTGTCTCATCATAAGCAGCCCCTCTTCCTTGTTTAACTGATGAATGCATGTGACCTTGTTCTTTAGATCCACCCAGCTGCTTTTCTGGGCTTCCACAGTGTATGTGCCTTAGCTTGCTGTCGGTCAAGGACTCTGAGCTCTTATAGGGTCCAGTTCTTGGAGACATGCCATTTCGGGGAGCCACTACATGATGATGATTGGAGCGGTCAAGCAATGCCTCAGAGCTATTGCTACGGCGGGCAAGAGAATTGTATACGTAACTTGTATGATGTGAGGAGGAACTCTTATGAGATGCCAGTGGAACAATTTGAGAAACATCCAGACTTCTGTCCCACTGCTTTAGTGCTACATCACCAGGCATTTCAGACCTGATAGTGATAAAAGAGATGCTTTTATGAATAAAAGTGTTGGaagtaaaattatattaaaatgcatCTTTAGTACGACTACTTGATCATTCTGAATACACCTGCTCAACACTAAATGCATTCATTTGTGTAGCAGAAGTGGAAAGTTCAGGCATAAAGAGATATCACTGTACCTCACATGAATGCAGACTGGCATATTCTGAGGTAGTACAGGTGTGGCTGGTACACTCATGGCATCCACATTGGATGCACTTCTAAGCAGGGAATGACTTGGGCTAGGGAAAAATAATGCATGAATTATTACATATAACACAAAGAAGCCAGGCAAGATGCTGCAAACTATTATTCTGTTTACCTGACAGAGCTAGAGGCAGAGTCATGGCAAGTCCTCATCTCATAGTAAATCTCCACTGGAGACAGTGTCTTAAAGAGGCGACTATCAGGACTGCCTGAGGCCAGGCGAGGGTGAGAAAGTGAGCGATTCTCAGAAACCACACTAGAAGTCAAATCCTCTGTGGACCACAAGAGTGAACAAGTTGTTCAGGGGATTTCAAAGTATCCAGAAGGTTAAAGCTTTTTTTAGGAGTGCCAAGAACATTGTGCTTAAATACCAATTTGGATTATAGGATTTTTAGGGGTCCGAGTACCTACTGTTTCTAATAGAATTTTCTTCTATATTCTCTCCTGaaacaaactgaacaaattGTGAAGACCAAACCATACGTCTTTCCTATAAAGAGAGATAGCTTTATGTTCCAGTAATCATTTGATTGCACTTATTTTAGGAGTTACCATGAACATGAGGTCACTAGAATACCCATAACACAAGTCTTTTCGTGAGATGAGCATTTTCATAGGTCACAAGCGTACGGTGTGGTAGGTTTTGTGACTATACTTATTTTAGATGTTGAGACTGGTAGATAGAgatagagggatagagagatgACTCGAGAGAGTATTATTAGTAGATTAAGAATGAAAGAGTGACACCATTAAAAGAAAAGAGTTtggtaataaaaaaatcagagttATTACAGACAAATGGACATGAATGGACATTTTGGCCAGTTTGAGCTTCTGTAATTGGTAAATTGTAATTCCAATTTAGAAGTCACAAAAATTTCTAGTAATAATTAGATAATGTGCTAAAATGTGAAGGTAATGCACAGTTTTCATAAAAAGAGATAGATAGGGTGTCAGTGCTTGTAATGTTGGATaagacagacaaacaagcaTTCTGAGCCAGTCTCTGAACATTCCACCAAAGTGAATGAGCATTTTTGGGATATTTGATTGTCTACTACAGGAAAACCCTAATTCAGAGCAGTTACAAAAAGGTCATAGCACACTCTTTGGTGGCATCAGATATGTATGTTGCAGCAATGATGTGTTTCAAATTATTTTCAGGATAGATGCCAAGTATAGGGTGTCAATACTTATGGAGTTGCACAATGTAATGCAAAATTTTTTAAGGATATTTAGATGACTATCTAATA
Protein-coding regions in this window:
- the ccdc120b gene encoding coiled-coil domain-containing protein 120: MVIKELLVTTMGLGVPEFEDCQNSKLQAKKIYDLQEKKQSLQILLSSRQKELRQVCLLEAELTGKLSCDFPLEVGEHPPIVQRRAGKALNDTSKIEDNLGQRRQVKTGFSGTPCQSTESDKNALRSKRTVHRGCHTEETVKSESCSLSDSTPSRDNGVSGMREDLTSSVVSENRSLSHPRLASGSPDSRLFKTLSPVEIYYEMRTCHDSASSSVSPSHSLLRSASNVDAMSVPATPVLPQNMPVCIHVRSEMPGDVALKQWDRSLDVSQIVPLASHKSSSSHHTSYVYNSLARRSNSSEALLDRSNHHHVVAPRNGMSPRTGPYKSSESLTDSKLRHIHCGSPEKQLGGSKEQGHMHSSVKQGRGAAYDETLMDYMIKPQKRPVQSRQHISLEHIWPDLSAVPKSGTSTHCNVFSHSQMHLASATPTYSPIYVQSYQPKPRRVKFTRTKSCGPFTPLQQHSLDHLLVYAFEPTNLLSGSTASSFPNLLHHPTEKLNSTVTFSSKPGPFSLPTLDDSTRSLHKALALEGLREWYLRNALGYPTAARGQDGLHLRPPTHLVHIPWSVPLGPLYSQPHIPQSSSFHGQTLYGRSEELSHYPEPFISKETTQKESSSDPGTLV